A genomic region of Longimicrobiaceae bacterium contains the following coding sequences:
- a CDS encoding metallophosphoesterase: MRIFALSDLHTDFRDNRALLDRLPAHAYRDDALIVAGDVADRLETIGETLGFLRSRFAEVFFVPGNHELWVRNDARDSVQKFAAVLELCDSLGVRTRPARAAGRWVVPLFSWYTADFDRHGSAAQAELDAWSDFYFCHWPASVPRPDEYFAALNARHVRRYDAPVVSFSHFVPRLDLLPPVRYLGFKGLPRVAGSERIEEQIRLIGSAVHVFGHTHIMEDRVTDGVRYVQNWLRPLHSGAVPDAPLKLIHEEEEVPGRVQPLFC; this comes from the coding sequence ATGCGCATCTTCGCACTCTCCGACCTGCACACCGACTTTCGCGACAACCGCGCGCTGCTGGACCGCCTGCCCGCGCACGCCTACCGCGACGACGCGCTCATCGTGGCGGGCGACGTGGCCGACCGGCTGGAGACCATCGGCGAGACGCTGGGCTTCCTGCGCAGCCGCTTCGCCGAGGTCTTCTTCGTGCCCGGCAACCACGAGCTGTGGGTGCGCAACGACGCGCGCGACTCGGTGCAGAAGTTCGCGGCGGTGCTGGAGCTGTGCGACTCGCTGGGCGTGCGTACCCGGCCCGCGCGCGCGGCCGGCCGCTGGGTGGTGCCGCTCTTCTCGTGGTACACGGCAGACTTCGACCGGCACGGCAGCGCGGCGCAGGCGGAGCTGGACGCGTGGTCGGACTTCTACTTCTGCCACTGGCCGGCTTCGGTGCCGCGGCCGGACGAGTATTTCGCCGCCCTCAACGCCCGCCACGTGCGCCGATACGATGCGCCGGTCGTCTCCTTCTCGCACTTCGTGCCGCGGCTGGACCTGCTGCCGCCGGTGCGCTACCTGGGCTTCAAGGGCTTGCCGCGCGTGGCCGGGTCGGAGCGGATCGAGGAGCAGATCCGCCTCATCGGCTCGGCCGTGCACGTGTTCGGGCACACGCACATCATGGAGGATCGCGTCACGGACGGCGTGCGGTACGTGCAGAACTGGCTGCGACCGCTGCACTCCGGCGCCGTGCCCGACGCGCCGCTCAAGCTCATCCACGAAGAAGAAGAGGTACCGGGCAGGGTTCAGCCGCTCTTCTGCTGA